Proteins encoded together in one Drosophila albomicans strain 15112-1751.03 chromosome 2R, ASM965048v2, whole genome shotgun sequence window:
- the LOC117576963 gene encoding low-density lipoprotein receptor-related protein 1B-like isoform X9, protein MFNRITLVNLVILLGILFVLCNGKCDFECPFDKKCLRLSALCNGRKECSFGEDELYVNCKYPIISRPSTFYCANGVPIFKSQICNKIIDCIDQSDESPAICKEEEIKLDLQIQNSKCEKPQLACQASTEEEDCISADKICDDKFDCPNGRDESIEMCMQELKYPYFQCGNGKIIYNSSQLCDNKYDCLDGSDELEIHCKYNEKWIPKPAVICAEPKKNGLKFTGNTTMYAKKENYETNYFVYAIGVVQFECYDSDEAFEGIKWNVCTIDENGNGKWLHELPKCVDNRNKTPGTNGDLGCRLDTYDHYSENLRIWKCSNDGKNCVEKIKPPLTDANVKFNCSNNLMLFPEGLREKYIVVETKNGNSTLRNFHPNQDAAKCAIQLNCIAWTQWNQTARHGTEQL, encoded by the exons ATGTTCAATCGCATAACCCTCGTGAATTTGGTGATTCTGCTAGGCATCCTATTCGTATTATGCAATGGGAAGTGTGATTTTGAGTGCCCTTTTGATAAAAAGTGTCTTAGACTTAGTGCACTGTGTAATGGAAGAAAAGAGTGTTCTTTTGGCGAGGATGAGTTATATGTTAATTGCAAATATCCCATAATTAGCCGTCCTTCAACTTTCTACTGTGCAAACGGAGTGCCAATCTTTAAATCtcaaatatgtaataaaataattgattgtATCGATCAATCTGATGAGTCGCCTGCAATTTGTAAGGAGGAAGAAATAAAGCTTGACCtccaaattcaaaattcgaaATGCGAAAA accTCAGCTGGCATGTCAAGCTTCAACCGAAGAAGAAGATTGTATTTCCGCGGATAAAATATGTGATGACAAGTTCGATTGTCCGAATGGCCGGGATGAGTCTATAGAGATGTGCATGCAAGAACTTAAGTATCCCTATTTCCAGTGTGGCAATGGAAAGATCATCTATAATAGTAGTCAACTGTGCGACAACAAATATGATTGCCTCGATGGCTCCGATGAGTTGGAAATTCATTGTAAATATAACGAAAAATGGATTCCGAAGCCGGCAGTTATATGTGCAGAGCCTAAAAAAAATGGTTTAAAATTTACGGGCAACACAACAATGTATGCTAAGAAGGAAAATTATGAAACGAATTATTTTGTCTATGCAATCGGTGTAGTTCAATTTGAGTGCTACGATTCTGATGAAGCCTTCGAGGGCATAAAGTGGAATGTGTGCACGATtgatgaaaatggaaatggaaaatggttACATGAATTACCAAAGTGTGTCGACAATCGTAATAAGACCCCAGGAACTAATGGAGATTTAGGCTGCAGATTAGATACTTATGATCATTATTCAGAAAATTTGCGCATTTGGAAATGTTCAAACGACGGCAAAAATTGCGTAGAGAAGATAAAACCTCCTTTAACTGACGCGAATGTAAAGTTCAACTGTTCGAATAACTTAATGTTGTTCCCAGAAGGTCTACGGGAAAAATATATCGTTGTCGAGACAAAGAATGGCAACTCAACTCTAAGGAACTTCCACCCAAACCAAGATGCGGCA AAATGTGCAATACAACTGAATTGTATTGCCTGGACTCAATGGAACCAAACTGCAAGACACGGGACGGAGCAACTATGA